GCCAAGGCCGTTGGCCTGGTGCTGCCGGAACTGAAGGGCAAGCTGGACGGCATTTCAATCCGCGTGCCGACACCGAATGTCTCGGTTGTCGATCTGAAGTTCATCGCCAAGCGCGCCACCACGGTTCAGGAAATCAATGATGCGATCATCGCTGCCTCCAAGAGCGGCGCGCTGAAGGGCATTCTCGGCTTCACCAACCAGCCGAATGTGTCTTCGGATTTCAACCATGATCCGCATTCGTCGATCTTCCATCTCGACCAGACCAAGGTGATGGACGGCAATTTCGTGTCGATCCTCAGCTGGTACGACAATGAATGGGGCTTCTCGAACCGCATGAGCGACACCGCCGTGCATTTCGCCAGCCTGATCTAACGGCGCAGGAACTGACAAAGTTCTAGGAGAGGCCCGCTTCGGCGGGCCTCTTTGCATTTGGGCTTTTGCTCGCTTAAGAAGGTGACATGAACTCGCGCCCGCTCATCATCGCTCCATCCATCCTTGCCGCTGATTTTTCCAAGCTGGGGGAGGAGGTGGCCTCGATCCTGACCGCCGGGGCAGACTGGATCCATATCGACGTGATGGACGGGCATTTCGTGCCCAATATTTCCTACGGCGCACCGATCATGCAATCACTGCGCCCGCATACCAAAGTGCCATTTGACACGCATCTGATGATCTCGCCGGCTGATCCCTTGCTCGGGCAGTTTGCGGCGGCAGGGGCCGACAGCATTACGGTTCATGCCGAGGCAGGCCCGCATCTGGACCGCTCGCTGCAGGCCATCAAGGCGCTGGGCAAGAAAGCCGGCGTGGCAATCAATCCGGGCACCCCCATTTCTGCCATTGAAAATGTGATCGACCGGCTGGATCTTATTCTGGTGATGACGGTCAATCCCGGCTTTGGCGGGCAGAGCTTCATCAAGGCCATGCTGCCCAAGATCACCCAAGCGAGGGCGCTGGCGGGCGGGCGGCCCATCGACATTGAAGTGGATGGCGGCATCGACCATTTCACCGCTGAGGCAGCGGTGCGCGCCGGGGCCAATGTGCTGGTGGCGGGCACATCGCTGTTCAAGGGCGACCATGCCGCCAATGTAAAAGCGCTTCGCGCGGCAGCCACCCTTACGGCATGAGTAAATATTCGCAACTGAAAGACCCGGGCATCGTTGCGTTTCTGGAGGAAGGCGAGAGGCTTTATCCTGAGAATGCCGTGAGCTTCAGCATGGCGGAGCAACGGGAATTCTATAACAAGTATTGCGCCCATTTTTCTGGGCGATGGCCCAAGGATGTGGCCACGCGCGATTTCACGGTGGGCGCCGTTCCTTGCCGCCGCTACATGCCGCGCGCACCACGTGGGCAGCTGCTTTATCTGCATGGCGGCGGCTATGTGGTGGGGGGGCTGGAAAGCCATAATTCGATCTGTGCTGATCTGGCGGATCAAGCGCAGGTGGATGTGATCGCAGTAGAATACCGGCTGGCACCGGAGCATAAATTTCCGGCGGCGTTTGATGATTGCTGGGCCGTGTTTGAAAGCATCGTTGGATCTGGCGGCCCCTGCGTCATCGCGGGCGACAGCGCCGGTGGCAATCTAGCGGCGGGCATCGCCATCAAGGCGCGTGACCTTGGCATCCAGAAAATCAAAGGCCAGGTGCTGATCTATCCGGGCCTCGGCGGCGACGTAACAAAAGGTTCATACATTACCCAGGCCAATGCGCCCGGGCTGACCACCAAGGACGTGCTCTATTACCACGACACCTATGGCTCGGATGGCAGCAAGCTGGCCGAGCCGTTGCGCGAAACGGATTTCAGCGGCCTGCCACGGGCTTTTCTGGTGGCTTGCGCGCATGATCCGCTGCATGACGATGCAGTGCATTACGCCGCCAAGTTGCAGGCGGCGGGTGTGGCAGCGGAACTGCGCGAGGAGCCTGATCTGGTGCATGCCTATTTGCGCGCCCGCTTCATGAGCAGGCCAGCGGCGGAAAGTTTCCGGGCCATAGTTGCAGCCATCAGGGCTTTTGCTGCATAAGGCCTTATGCCCATTAAAACTGTCACCAAATTTCCCCGCAAGACCAAAGAAGTCAAAAATTTCTTCATCCCGCTTTCCGACGGGACGCAATTGGCGGCGCGGATGTTCATCCCCACCGATGCCGCGAAAAATCCGGTTCCGGCGCTGCTGGAATATCTGCCTTACCGCAAGACCGACGGCACGCATGTGCGCGATGCGCTAACGCATCCTTACATGGCCGGCCACGGCTATGCCGCCATCCGCGTGGATATGCGCGGCAATGGTGACAGCGATGGCATCATGCTCGACGAATATACCAAGCAGGAGCAGGACGACGCGCTGGAAGTGATCGACTGGATCGCCAAGCAAAAGTGGTGCAGCGGCAAGGTCGGCATGTTCGGCATTTCGTGGGGCGGCTTCAACTGCCTGCAAGTGGCGGCGCGCCAGCCGCCCGCACTCAAGGCCATCGTCACCATCTGCTCGACGGATGACCGCTATGAAGATGACATTCATTACAAGGGCGGCACGCTGCTCAACGAGAATATGGGTTGGGCCGCCACCATGCTGGCCTATTCGTCGCGCCCGCCGGATCCGGATATCGTCGGCCCGAAATGGCGCAAGATGTGGATGGAGCGGCT
This genomic interval from Aestuariivirga litoralis contains the following:
- the rpe gene encoding ribulose-phosphate 3-epimerase, translated to MNSRPLIIAPSILAADFSKLGEEVASILTAGADWIHIDVMDGHFVPNISYGAPIMQSLRPHTKVPFDTHLMISPADPLLGQFAAAGADSITVHAEAGPHLDRSLQAIKALGKKAGVAINPGTPISAIENVIDRLDLILVMTVNPGFGGQSFIKAMLPKITQARALAGGRPIDIEVDGGIDHFTAEAAVRAGANVLVAGTSLFKGDHAANVKALRAAATLTA
- a CDS encoding alpha/beta hydrolase — translated: MSKYSQLKDPGIVAFLEEGERLYPENAVSFSMAEQREFYNKYCAHFSGRWPKDVATRDFTVGAVPCRRYMPRAPRGQLLYLHGGGYVVGGLESHNSICADLADQAQVDVIAVEYRLAPEHKFPAAFDDCWAVFESIVGSGGPCVIAGDSAGGNLAAGIAIKARDLGIQKIKGQVLIYPGLGGDVTKGSYITQANAPGLTTKDVLYYHDTYGSDGSKLAEPLRETDFSGLPRAFLVACAHDPLHDDAVHYAAKLQAAGVAAELREEPDLVHAYLRARFMSRPAAESFRAIVAAIRAFAA